The window TTGATTTGATGCCTCAGTTAAATGAGGAGGATATGGCTGAAATGCGTCCTATTCAGTTTAAAAGCAGAGACGGACTTACCATTCACGGATATATTACACTCCCAAAAGCGGCATTGAACGGTGAAAAAGTTCCTTTGATCGTTAATCCTCATGGTGGACCGCAAGGAATAAGAGATGATTGGGGTTTCAATCCTGAAACACAGTTGTTTGCAAGCAGAGGATACGCTACTTTGCAGGTTAATTTCAGAATTTCTGGTGGTTACGGAAAAGAGTTTCAAACATCCGGATACAAACAAATCGGCCGTAAAGCGATGGATGATGTAGAAGATGGTGTAAAATATGCGATTGAGCAAGGCTGGATTGATAAAAATAAAGTAGCGATTTACGGTGGAAGTCATGGTGGTTACGCTACATTGATGGGATTGATCAAAACTCCTGATTTGTACTCTTGTGGAGTTGATTATGTAGGAGTTTCCAATATTTTCACGTTCTTCGATTCTTTCCCGGAATATTGGAAGCCGTATAAAGAAATGGTAAAGCAAATCTGGTATGATTTGGATAATCCTGAAGAAGCTAAAATAGCAAAAGAAGTTTCGCCTGTTTTCCAGATTGATAAGATTAAGAAGCCATTATTTGTGGTTCAGGGAGCGAATGACCCGAGAGTAAATATCAATGAATCTGACCAAATCGTTAAAGCTTTAAGAAGTAAAGGATTTGAAGTTCCTTACATGGTAAAATATGACGAAGGGCACGGTTTTGGAAAAGAGCAAAACAGAATTGAGTTTTATAAATCGATGTTAGGTTTCTTTGCTGAGAATTTTAATAAATAAAAGAAGACAGTTTTATAATTAATTGAACGGGAAGTATTTTGCTTTCCGTTTTTTATTTAAATACAAATTAGCACTAATTTTTTAACGAATATCACTGATGAATAAAACCAACCTTATATTTTTAACTTCTGATTTGTGAAATTCGTGAAGAAATATTTGGGTTATTAGTGTTTGTAAAAACACGATTAACAAACGAAAAATTGAAAATCCGAAAAAATATTCTAAATTTATTAAAGTAAAACAAAATACACAGTCGTCATAGCAATATGGAGATTGCCGAAAAATTACCAATGCCACAGAAGGAAAAGGAAAACATTATTTCTCAAACCGTATCGAGTTACGGCGGAAAACTGATGTCTTTCATTCGCCCGAAAGTGAAAAATACCGAAGATGCGGAAGATATTCTGCAGGAAGTTTGGTACCAGTTCAGCAGTTTGACCAATCTTTCTGAAATAGTAAATGTTGGCGGATGGCTGTACCGGGTAACGGCTAATAAAATCACTGATAAATACCGTAAAAAGAAAACCGAAAATCTTGAAGATTTTGTCTATGAAGATGAAGACGGAACGTTTTCTATAAAAGATATTCTGCTTCTGGATGATAGCGCAGGACCGGAAGTAAAAATGTTTCAGGACGAGATTTGGAAAAAACTGTTTGCAGCTTTGGAAGAACTTCCCGAAAAACAAAAGTTGGTCTACATGGAAAACGAACTCAACGATAAAACTTTACAGCAAATCGCCGATGAACAGGGTGAAAATATTAAGACCATTATCAGCCGAAAAAATTATGCAGTAAAGCATTTGAGAAACAGACTGAAGCAATTGTACGAAGATTTAAATAATTAGAAATAAATAAAATGAACAATAAATATAAGAAAAGCTGGGCTCTTTTGATTCTTTGTCCACCCTTGATTTTCCTTGCCGTTGCGCTGATTGTAATGTCATTGTGGAATTGCATTCTTCCTGAAATTATCGGTGTGAAAACCATTAATTATTGGCAGGCAATGGGAATTTTGATTTTAAGTAAAATCCTTTTTGGAGGTTTTCATGGAAAATTCGGACAGGGAATGAGAGATATGAAAGAAAAACACCTGAGACATAAAATGGAAGGAATGTCTGATGAGGAAAAAGAAAAATTCAAAGAAGTCTGGAGACAGAAATGCTCAACCGGATTCTTCAATAGAAATAACGAATAATTTGATTTTACAAAAGAAGTAGTAAAGTAAAATCAAAAAGAATTCGTCAATATAAAAAAGCCTCAGAGAGGCAAAACCTTTGTAGTAGTAAAATTTAAAATTTAAAGAAATGAAAAATTCAGTATTAAAAGGGATTTTAGGAGCTGTTGCAGTAGCAGGAGTTGCTGTAATTGCCAAAAAAGTAATCGAAAGAAAAAGATTTGTAAAAGGTATTTTTAATGAATACGGAATCAAAGAAAAATCTCCATTCGGATTGGCAGATAAAATCAGAGAAATGGATGAAGAGCAATATCAGGAACTAAAAGGAAAGTTCAAAAAAGAGTTTGCCTCAAAATGTTGCAGAAAAGATAATGCTTGCGAAGCATAAGTTTCAAATAACTAAAATTAAATTGTCTTATTCAGGCGCGGGAAGTTTTGCTTCCCGCGCCTGAATTTTTTCCTATGAATGGGTTTTTGCCACGAATGCACGAATATTATAATGAAAAATCTCACGCAGATTTCGCGAATTTTCACAGATGATTGAATCTAACAAACTCGATGGGGAATAAAAATCTAAAAAATTAAAACATTCCTCTTTGCTGAGTAAAACGCCTTAGCGAACGAAAAATATTTTTAATAATTTAAAAAGAATCTTAGCGACCTTTGCATTGAAAAAAAGAGATTGCTTTCAATGATAAAATTCGTGCATTCGTGGCTTCTTTATTTTTGCCCGAACCGACAAAATCCTTATTTTTGTATTCACTTTCATGAAAGATTACTACTATTTTCTCGGAATTCCTCACGATGCTTCAGATGAAGACATCAAAAAATCTTACAGAAAACTTTCACTAAAATATCATCCCGACAAAAACCAAGACGATGATTTCTTTGCAGACCGTTTCAAAGAAATTCAGGAGGCGTATGAAACTTTAAGTGACAAAGGAAGAAGAATTACGTATGACCAGAATTTAGAAAGTCAGCAGAAAAGCTTCAGATATACCGTTCCGCCTTCTATTAAAACTTTTACGGCTAATAAAATTCATGCAAAAAAAGGAGAGGAGATTATTATCACCTGGCAAACACAAAATGCTGATGTGGTAAAAGTTTTACCTTTTGGTCTGGAGAAAGCGTATGGAGAAAGAATTTTTAAAATCACAGAATTTAAAAACGGAAAATTTCAGTTGCTGCTGCATGTGACGAACTCGCTTTTGCATAAAACTGTTGTTCAGGGAATTACAATAACCGAAGTTTTTGAATCTGATGGTGAGAAATTCAGAGACAGAGCTGAAGAACTTTTTAAGTCACAGCCACGAACGGCAGCAAACCCCAAAGGACAGCCAAAAATTTTCAGAATAATCTTTGGGTTATTAATTTTAGTTTTAGCAGTTTACTTTTTAATTAGCAGTCTAACTAACTAAGCCAATTTCTTATTTCCAGGACATTTCTTACAACGTTTCCCTTTCTTGAATTTTTTGCAACACGATTTTTTGTCGCCACAGAAGATTTCTTCGTTCTTAAAAGAAAATACAGGTGTTAATGGTGGTACCTTAAATGGAGTGATGATATTCATTTTGCAAATATATTAATTTAGAATAAATATAATTAATATATTTTGATAAATCTTTAGTTACTGAATAGCAAATGGTTTGAGAAACTTTAAAACAATTTTATTTGAATTTTCATTCTAAAAACTTTCCCCGAAATGAGTCTTCACGAAGATTTAACATATGCTTAAGATGGGTTGTACAATCAGGTAAAAAATCGTAATTTTACGAATCTTTTTTTACAAACAAAATCTAATTATAAAAATGAATACAGAACAGTTTGTGAGCCGTCACATTTCCGTAAACGAAGCCGATAAACAGGCAATGTTGGAAAAAGTTGGCGTTTCAAGTATCGAAGAGTTAATTTCTCAAACCATTCCGGCATCTATCCGTTTAGAAAATGATCTGAACATCTCAGAAGCACTTTCAGAGTACCAAATGCTAAATCATTCGAAAGAATTGGCATCAAAAAACACAGATTATACAAGCTATATCGGTTTTGGGTATCACAACACGCTTTTACCTTCGGCGATTCAGAGAAATATCTTTGAAAACCCAAGTTGGTATACTGCGTACACACCTTATCAGGCTGAAATTGCACAGGGAAGATTAGAGGCTTTATTAAATTACCAAACTGTAGTTTGCGATTTAACAGGTTTTGCTTTGGCAAACGCATCTTTGTTGGATGAGTCTACAGCAGCTGCAGAAGCAATGCACATGTTCTTTAACAACAGAACAAAAGATCAGAAAAAAGCGGGAGCTAACAAGTTCTTTATTTCTGATTTGGTATTGCCTCAAACCGTTTCTGTTCTTAAAACAAAAGCTGAAGGTTTAGAAATTGAAATCGTAATTGGTGACCACAAAACACATGAGTTTGACGGTTCTTATTACGGAGTTTTATTACAATATCCTGGTAAAAACGGAATTGTTTTAGACTACACCGAAGATATCGTAGAGTACAAAAAATTAGACTTACAGGTTGTTTTAGCTTGTGATCCTATGGCTTTGGTTAAACTGAAATCTCCTGCATCGATGGGCGCTGACTGTGCGGTTGGTACTTCGCAGAGATTTGGTATTCCATTAGGTTATGGTGGTCCTCACGCAGCATTTTTCTCTTGTAGAGAAGATTACAAAAGAGATATTCCGGGAAGAATTATTGGGGTTTCTCAGGATATGTACGGAAAACGTGCATTGAGAATGGCTTTACAAACTAGAGAGCAGCATATTAAAAGAGAAAGAGCAACTTCAAACATTTGTACAGCTCAGGTTCTTTTGGCTGTAATGGCTGGAATGTACGCTGTATATCACGGTCCTAAAGGATTAAACTATATCGCTGATCAGATCCACTTTAAAGCTAATGCCTTAAAAGGAGGATTGAAAGCTTTAGGGTATCAGACTGCAGAAGAGCCAATTTTCGACACGGTGAAAATCGTAATGGCTGAAGATGAGAAAGCAAGATTAAACAGATTGATGCTTGATCATAATTTAAACCTTAACTATTTCACAGAAGGTGTTGTAAGTATTGCCATCAACGAAAGTACTACGTTAGAAAAACTAAATGTTTTGATGGCTTCTTTCGCTCAGTTTAAAGACAAGCAGACTTTCAAATTAGAAATAAAAGAAGGATACAGTATTCCTGAAGAAAATCTTAGAAAAGATGAGATCTTAACAGAATCAGTATTCAACAAATATCATACAGAGACAGAATTGATGCGTTACATCAAGCGTCTTGAAAGAAAAGATCTATCATTAACTCATTCAATGATTTCCCTTGGTTCTTGTACAATGAAGCTGAATGCTGCGACTCAGATGTTGCCACTTTCGTGGGCAGATTGGGGAAGTGTTCACCCGTTTGTACCGGTAAATCAAGCTGGAGGTTACCAGGAAATGATCAAAGAATTAGAAAAAGATCTTTCTGAAATAACTGGTTTTGCAGGAACTTCTCTTCAGCCAAACTCTGGAGCACAGGGAGAATATGCAGGATTGATGGTGATCAGAGAATATCATATCTCAAGAGGTGAAGGTCACAGAAATGTGGTGTTGATTCCTCAGTCTGCACACGGAACAAACCCGGCTTCTGCAGCAATGGCAGGAATGAAGATTGTTGTTGTTAAAAACCTTGAGAACGGAGAAATTGATTTCGAAGATTTGAAAGCTAAAACAGAACAACATTCTGAGAATTTATCTTGTGTAATGATTACTTATCCGTCAACTTACGGATTCTTTGATGCCAACATTATCGAAATTACAAACTTGATTCACCAACATGGCGGACAAGTTTATATGGACGGTGCCAATATGAACGCTCAGGTAGGATATACAAGCCCAGGAAACATCGGAGCAGACGTTTGTCACCTTAATCTTCACAAAACTTTCGCTATTCCTCACGGAGGTGGAGGTCCTGGAGTTGGTCCAATTTGTGTGGCGAAACATTTGGTTCCTTTTTTACCTACCAATGCAAACATTAATGTAGGTTCTAATGAAGCAATTGCAGGAATCTCTGCTGCACCTTACGGTTCAGGGTTAATCTTAAATATTTCTTACGCTTACATCAAAATGTTGGGAACTTCAGGTTTGAAAAAAGCTACGGAACACGCAATCTTAAATGCAAATTATTTAAAAGAAATCTTAGCTGAACATTTCCCAATTTTGTATTCAAACGAAAACGGAAAAGTAGCTCACGAATGTATCGTAGATTTCCGTCAGTTCAAATCTTTAGGAATTGAAGTGGCTGATGTTGCGAAAAGATTGATGGATTATGGTTTCCACGCTCCAACAGTTTCTTTCCCGGTTGCAGGAACATTAATGATTGAGCCTACAGAATCTGAAAGCAAGTCTGAAATTGATCGTTTTGCTGAAGCGTTAATTGCTATCAAACATGAAATTGATGAGATTGCAAATGGTGAAGCTGATCAGGCAAACAACGTATTGAAAAATGCTCCTCACACTGAGCAATTGGTGATTTCTGATTCTTGGGATAAGCCATACAGCAGAGAAAAAGCAGCTTATCCGCTAGAGTGGGTAAGAGATCACAAATTCTTTGCTTCAGTTTCCAGAGTTGATGAAGCTTACGGAGACAGAAACTTAGTTTGTACTTGTGAGCCTATTGAAGCTTATATGTAATTAAAAGTTTTTTAGATATAATAAATCCCTTTCAGTAATGAGAGGGATTTATGTTTTATAAAAGATTATTTTGGTTCAAAGTAAGTAATACCAAATAGACCTTTCTTTAATTTAAAAGTAATGATTTTATGAATGTCCGTAATTGGTAATAACTTAGTTTTTAACACTTGGTTTGTCATTCCGCAGGAATCTAAAATTGTTTATTTTCAGTGTGTTGAGATTCTTTCAGAATGACAAAATGACTGATTATTTTAGCAGTATGATAAAAAACGGATATACATAAATGATTTCCTCATTTTTTAAATTTGAGGCATCTTTTTCACCACTATCTTTTTCATTTTAAATACGTTATTCTCCAGTTATATGGTGTTGGATAATTATATAACAGTTTCTCTGATAATGCCTTTTATTTTATTCCTAACTTTTTGTAGCCTTCAAAAACTCTACTTGTTTCAAAATAATAAGTCTTTTGGTCACCATTTTCTGTCTTAACGTCCATTTTGTCGCAAAGCCCACCTTTATTGTCAATGCTTTGCTTTTGTAGCTTTACATCCAGCATTTTAAGAATAAAATATTCTTCTTCAATTTGTATAATTGGCCATGCTGTTGCACACGTTTTACCATCTCCTTTTTTTACAATAGAATTCAAAAGTCCGAATTGAATAGTCTTGTATTTGGCCTCATTTTCTGTGTCGCCAATTATTTTATAAGTCTGGCGTAAAATTTTATGAGCAAGCATATCTGTATAGTCAATGCTTAATATTTGTTTTGTGATTTTAATTATTTCTTGAGAATTTGATTTGTCCATACATTTCTTTTTTTAAATTGTCTAATTCGGTTGATTTTTTATTCGCAATCTTGAATTGTTCACTCTCTATAAAACTAAAACGAAAATCCTGATAGTCAATGTCATTTTCACTTGTCTCAAGTTTTTTAACATAGTCAGAATATTTATCTTTAAAGTCAGGAATTTTAATACATGACAAAAATCACAACCTATTAAAAATCAGCAAATTAAACAGCTGTAAATTTGCATGAAAGACTGATTTTCAGTAAATTAATAAATGTTTACAACGCATTTTACTAATAAAAAGAAAACCAGTCAAGGGGATAAAAGTAGCCAATTATCTGCAGTTTTAAAAGATAATCTCGAAAAAAATAATGCTAAAATTAATAAAGCAAGATTACAACTCATTTCGATGTGTATTTTGGCTCTTTGCAAAGTACAAACGGTGAGTTTTCACAAACTAGCCTTGGCTTTTGAAAGCAATGGCAAAGCAGATTCTTCCCTTCGCAGACTGCAACGGTTTATCGCAGATTTTGACTTATGCAGCGATTTAATTGCTAAAATTATTTTTGGATTACTCCCGGAAAAAACAAACTTAAAACTCGTTATAGACCGCACCAATTGGAAGTTTGGGAAACAAAATATCAATATTTTCATGCTGGGAATCACCTATCGAAACGTTGCTTTTCCATTGCTCTTCATGATGTTGGATAAACAAGGTAATTCGAATTCACAAGAAAGAATTGCTTTAATAAAGCGGTTTTTAGGCTTTTTTGGAAAAAAATGTATCGACTGTATTTTAGCAGACAGAGAGTTTGTGGGAGAAGAATGGATTAAGTTTTTGAACGAGCAAAAACTACGCTATTACATCCGCATTCGAAACAATTTTAAGGTATTTTTGCCCCATAAAAACAGTACAGTTCCTGTAAGTTGGCTTTTTAACGGGTTAAAAGTAGGGCAAGTCATCCATTATCCAAAAATCGTAAAGATTAACGGTGAATATTGTTATTTATCTGCAACTTTAACCCAAAAAAGAGGTGAAAAACCGGAATTACTCATCATTATCAGTTATAATAAAAATGAACAATCGTTATTAAATTACAAAGAAAGATGGCAAATTGAGACCTGTTTCAAAGCAATGAAATCCAGTGGTTTTGATATAGAAAACACGCATTTACAAGACTTAGAGCGGATAGAAAAATTACTATGCCTGGTTATGATCGCTTTTCTTTGGTGTTACAAAATAGGAGATTATTTGGACAGAAGCGTGAAAGCGATCCCTATAAAAAAGCACGGTCATAGAGCAAAGTCGGTGTTCAAATATGGCTTAGAGTTTGTGTCGGAAATCTTACAAAACCCTTACAGAAAGAACTTTCAACAGATTTTGCAAATTTTTGTCATGTAGTGAAGTCAGGAATAATTACTTT is drawn from Chryseobacterium muglaense and contains these coding sequences:
- a CDS encoding DnaJ domain-containing protein, which codes for MKDYYYFLGIPHDASDEDIKKSYRKLSLKYHPDKNQDDDFFADRFKEIQEAYETLSDKGRRITYDQNLESQQKSFRYTVPPSIKTFTANKIHAKKGEEIIITWQTQNADVVKVLPFGLEKAYGERIFKITEFKNGKFQLLLHVTNSLLHKTVVQGITITEVFESDGEKFRDRAEELFKSQPRTAANPKGQPKIFRIIFGLLILVLAVYFLISSLTN
- the gcvP gene encoding aminomethyl-transferring glycine dehydrogenase, whose translation is MNTEQFVSRHISVNEADKQAMLEKVGVSSIEELISQTIPASIRLENDLNISEALSEYQMLNHSKELASKNTDYTSYIGFGYHNTLLPSAIQRNIFENPSWYTAYTPYQAEIAQGRLEALLNYQTVVCDLTGFALANASLLDESTAAAEAMHMFFNNRTKDQKKAGANKFFISDLVLPQTVSVLKTKAEGLEIEIVIGDHKTHEFDGSYYGVLLQYPGKNGIVLDYTEDIVEYKKLDLQVVLACDPMALVKLKSPASMGADCAVGTSQRFGIPLGYGGPHAAFFSCREDYKRDIPGRIIGVSQDMYGKRALRMALQTREQHIKRERATSNICTAQVLLAVMAGMYAVYHGPKGLNYIADQIHFKANALKGGLKALGYQTAEEPIFDTVKIVMAEDEKARLNRLMLDHNLNLNYFTEGVVSIAINESTTLEKLNVLMASFAQFKDKQTFKLEIKEGYSIPEENLRKDEILTESVFNKYHTETELMRYIKRLERKDLSLTHSMISLGSCTMKLNAATQMLPLSWADWGSVHPFVPVNQAGGYQEMIKELEKDLSEITGFAGTSLQPNSGAQGEYAGLMVIREYHISRGEGHRNVVLIPQSAHGTNPASAAMAGMKIVVVKNLENGEIDFEDLKAKTEQHSENLSCVMITYPSTYGFFDANIIEITNLIHQHGGQVYMDGANMNAQVGYTSPGNIGADVCHLNLHKTFAIPHGGGGPGVGPICVAKHLVPFLPTNANINVGSNEAIAGISAAPYGSGLILNISYAYIKMLGTSGLKKATEHAILNANYLKEILAEHFPILYSNENGKVAHECIVDFRQFKSLGIEVADVAKRLMDYGFHAPTVSFPVAGTLMIEPTESESKSEIDRFAEALIAIKHEIDEIANGEADQANNVLKNAPHTEQLVISDSWDKPYSREKAAYPLEWVRDHKFFASVSRVDEAYGDRNLVCTCEPIEAYM
- a CDS encoding IS4 family transposase; amino-acid sequence: MFTTHFTNKKKTSQGDKSSQLSAVLKDNLEKNNAKINKARLQLISMCILALCKVQTVSFHKLALAFESNGKADSSLRRLQRFIADFDLCSDLIAKIIFGLLPEKTNLKLVIDRTNWKFGKQNINIFMLGITYRNVAFPLLFMMLDKQGNSNSQERIALIKRFLGFFGKKCIDCILADREFVGEEWIKFLNEQKLRYYIRIRNNFKVFLPHKNSTVPVSWLFNGLKVGQVIHYPKIVKINGEYCYLSATLTQKRGEKPELLIIISYNKNEQSLLNYKERWQIETCFKAMKSSGFDIENTHLQDLERIEKLLCLVMIAFLWCYKIGDYLDRSVKAIPIKKHGHRAKSVFKYGLEFVSEILQNPYRKNFQQILQIFVM
- a CDS encoding DUF4919 domain-containing protein, which gives rise to MDKSNSQEIIKITKQILSIDYTDMLAHKILRQTYKIIGDTENEAKYKTIQFGLLNSIVKKGDGKTCATAWPIIQIEEEYFILKMLDVKLQKQSIDNKGGLCDKMDVKTENGDQKTYYFETSRVFEGYKKLGIK
- a CDS encoding RNA polymerase sigma factor — translated: MPQKEKENIISQTVSSYGGKLMSFIRPKVKNTEDAEDILQEVWYQFSSLTNLSEIVNVGGWLYRVTANKITDKYRKKKTENLEDFVYEDEDGTFSIKDILLLDDSAGPEVKMFQDEIWKKLFAALEELPEKQKLVYMENELNDKTLQQIADEQGENIKTIISRKNYAVKHLRNRLKQLYEDLNN